In the Thermoplasmata archaeon genome, one interval contains:
- a CDS encoding zinc metalloprotease HtpX has translation MGSLGTLRRGSDLTIFLVFGILTLLLLAILGIVDVFVSGIDPLLGFFAVVALTVLFLIIQWAISPAIVRWAAHRREEVTPQNNPWLYRTVQELCAQAKVPTVRHIWVSDVADPNAFVFGRTVGSAELVVNRPLLEQLNQDEVRAVLAHEVGHLRHRDVTIMTWASAVPLLAYVVARGGFEILRGAGRVRGKGAGQAILVAIALAILSYCVYLITQLLVLYLSRTRESYADAYSGAATKDPHLLASALTKIAYGLSLARPDAEPSGLRAFCIGDPVKAREDYEDLRTRMQQYDLNRDGQIDQYELEKAVEAEKKSHWRRANELFATHPPTIDRILMLEEMEQEIHQSGGQLPANIYKFV, from the coding sequence ATGGGTTCCCTCGGCACCCTACGACGCGGGAGCGACCTCACGATCTTCCTCGTCTTCGGGATCCTGACCCTCCTCCTTCTGGCAATCCTCGGGATCGTGGACGTCTTCGTCTCCGGGATCGACCCGCTCCTCGGGTTCTTCGCGGTCGTCGCGCTGACCGTACTGTTCCTGATCATCCAGTGGGCCATCTCCCCGGCGATCGTGCGCTGGGCGGCCCACCGCCGGGAGGAGGTCACACCGCAGAACAACCCGTGGCTGTACCGCACGGTCCAAGAGCTGTGCGCCCAGGCCAAGGTCCCCACGGTACGGCACATCTGGGTGAGCGACGTGGCGGACCCGAATGCGTTCGTGTTCGGTCGCACGGTCGGCTCCGCGGAGCTCGTCGTGAACCGTCCACTCCTAGAGCAGCTGAACCAGGACGAGGTCCGGGCCGTCCTCGCGCACGAGGTGGGCCACCTGCGGCACCGGGACGTGACGATCATGACCTGGGCCTCCGCGGTGCCCCTCCTGGCGTACGTGGTCGCCCGCGGGGGCTTCGAGATCCTCCGGGGCGCGGGCCGTGTCCGCGGGAAGGGAGCCGGGCAGGCCATCCTCGTCGCGATCGCCTTGGCCATCCTCTCCTACTGCGTCTACCTGATCACCCAGCTCCTGGTCCTCTACCTCTCCCGCACGCGCGAATCGTACGCGGACGCCTACAGCGGCGCCGCCACGAAGGACCCGCATCTGCTCGCCTCCGCGCTCACGAAGATCGCGTACGGGCTGAGCCTCGCGCGACCCGATGCCGAGCCGTCCGGCCTGCGGGCATTCTGCATCGGCGACCCCGTGAAGGCGCGCGAGGACTACGAGGACCTGCGGACGCGGATGCAACAGTACGACCTGAACCGCGACGGCCAGATCGACCAGTACGAGCTCGAGAAGGCCGTCGAAGCGGAGAAGAAGAGCCATTGGCGCCGCGCCAACGAGCTCTTCGCCACGCACCCTCCGACCATCGACCGGATCCTCATGCTCGAGGAGATGGAGCAGGAGATCCACCAGTCGGGCGGCCAGCTCCCCGCGAACATCTACAAGTTCGTGTGA
- a CDS encoding SRPBCC domain-containing protein: MSTTIRQTVTFDATPHAVFEALLDPKKHAAFTGAKASISRKVGGKMSAWDGYIEGKNLRIEKDKVIVQSWRTTEFEEGDPDSQVMFRFSRKGKGTRLSFVHSKVPDRLAESFRQGWIDNYWVPLKAYLETPTA; the protein is encoded by the coding sequence ATGTCCACCACGATCCGCCAGACCGTGACGTTCGATGCGACACCCCACGCCGTGTTCGAGGCACTCCTCGATCCGAAGAAGCACGCCGCGTTCACGGGCGCGAAGGCGAGCATCAGCCGGAAGGTTGGCGGCAAGATGTCCGCCTGGGACGGCTACATCGAGGGGAAGAACCTCCGGATCGAGAAGGACAAGGTCATCGTGCAGTCGTGGCGGACCACGGAGTTCGAGGAGGGCGACCCGGACTCCCAGGTCATGTTCCGCTTCTCGCGAAAAGGAAAGGGGACCCGCCTCAGCTTTGTCCACAGCAAGGTCCCGGATCGCCTTGCGGAGAGCTTCCGCCAGGGCTGGATCGACAACTACTGGGTGCCGCTGAAGGCCTACCTCGAAACGCCTACGGCGTGA
- a CDS encoding SPFH domain-containing protein — protein MIPTLFFFGGAKRTDQTAGRGEGLTSSMTIAWDDQFKRTNIMWKVPRNIRMNDNIVVREDEIAVFYRDGKALAYLDKPDRYALTSQNVAILGWLQKVFTGVVQQAEVFYLQKRIFDGKFGTQEPFLFQDPDFDMIQLRAFGDFRYRIGDPEIFINQFVGTFGAATSADVEDRIKDELVKQLNVTLGKMKQQGLKVVDFAASLNDIEQGTLANSKPHFANLGVEIIQVSGMNIPLPDTVKAAIDKMGAARTLGRTSAAAYQQFAVADALTTAAANPSGGAGATVGLGAGIGLGYGMGSQIPGMIAQPPQAQQQQMKACPKCGTMNPVTMKFCGSCGADTTVAAGSKPCIKCGKPVAPGLKFCGECGAPQVLKCPDGHDVPGGMKFCPECGKPVTQP, from the coding sequence ATGATCCCGACACTCTTCTTCTTCGGCGGTGCGAAGCGGACGGACCAGACGGCGGGCCGCGGCGAAGGCCTGACCTCGAGCATGACGATCGCGTGGGACGACCAGTTCAAGCGGACCAACATCATGTGGAAGGTCCCCCGCAACATCCGGATGAACGACAACATCGTCGTCCGCGAGGATGAGATCGCGGTGTTCTACCGAGATGGGAAGGCGCTCGCGTATCTGGACAAGCCGGACCGGTACGCCCTCACGTCCCAGAACGTCGCGATCCTGGGCTGGCTCCAGAAGGTCTTCACGGGCGTCGTGCAGCAGGCGGAGGTCTTCTACCTCCAGAAGCGCATCTTCGACGGGAAGTTCGGAACCCAGGAGCCGTTCCTGTTCCAGGACCCCGACTTCGACATGATCCAGCTGCGCGCGTTCGGCGACTTCCGGTACCGGATCGGCGACCCGGAGATCTTCATCAACCAGTTCGTCGGGACCTTCGGCGCCGCCACGTCGGCCGACGTGGAGGACCGGATCAAGGACGAGCTCGTGAAGCAGCTCAACGTGACCCTGGGCAAGATGAAGCAGCAGGGCCTCAAGGTCGTGGACTTCGCGGCGAGCCTGAACGACATCGAACAGGGCACCCTCGCGAACTCGAAGCCGCACTTCGCGAACCTGGGCGTCGAGATCATCCAGGTCAGCGGCATGAACATCCCGCTCCCCGACACGGTCAAGGCGGCCATCGACAAGATGGGCGCGGCCCGCACCTTGGGCCGGACGAGCGCCGCGGCGTACCAGCAGTTCGCCGTGGCGGACGCCCTGACGACCGCCGCCGCGAACCCGAGCGGCGGGGCCGGCGCCACGGTCGGACTCGGAGCCGGCATCGGCCTCGGGTACGGCATGGGATCCCAAATCCCCGGGATGATCGCACAACCCCCGCAGGCCCAGCAGCAACAGATGAAAGCCTGCCCGAAGTGCGGGACGATGAACCCCGTGACCATGAAGTTCTGCGGGTCGTGCGGCGCGGACACGACCGTCGCCGCGGGCAGCAAGCCGTGCATCAAGTGCGGCAAGCCCGTGGCACCGGGGCTCAAGTTCTGCGGCGAGTGCGGGGCTCCGCAGGTCCTCAAGTGCCCCGACGGGCACGACGTGCCGGGCGGCATGAAGTTCTGCCCGGAGTGCGGCAAGCCCGTCACGCAGCCGTAG